The Archocentrus centrarchus isolate MPI-CPG fArcCen1 chromosome 7, fArcCen1, whole genome shotgun sequence genome window below encodes:
- the LOC115783656 gene encoding tyrosine-protein kinase STYK1, with translation MDVDAKCNNTTSLCPSYEQSSGALAVIIIPSLLALSTVLVVALIFFSLYKNKERVERTSAHFKNGKQSVSLAAASVRAPKVQSVLDHWEIPEECVLEGLEFWQTGCYGPICKGLLKKKGGASSAVVVKCLRDAPDKPETREFVEWLLFCATVCKHENVVQMLYCQTKRLPMYLVLDAYTPGNLLHFLWTLRNDSGNADPLQNFSERSVFLVAKQVATGLDYLMSEHRLVHGDVAARNILIGPGLSARVSGLGVAFEGRKMDSAIRQRAAKVPLKWQAPERIMMLLSIDRSDVWSFGILLYELITLGSPPYSELEPLSVLPKLQASYRMKRPKNCGGLLYDLMKYCWMWSFKERPAFSAIIKLLESSLHLAATKPICVSEAIDISEYKRISGLSE, from the exons ATGGATGTGGACGCAAAATGTAACAACACCACCTCTCTGTGTCCATCCT ATGAACAGTCATCAGGTGCACTTGCCGTCATTATTATCCCCTCTCTATTGGCTCTGAGCACAGTGTTGGTGGTGGCTCTGATTTTCTTTAGTCtctataaaaacaaagaaagagtcGAGAGGACTTCAGCTCATTTCAAAAACG GCAAGCAGAGCGTTTCCCTGGCTGCAGCTTCTGTGCGTGCTCCaaaagtccaatcagttttggATCACTGGGAAATCCCTGAAGAGTGTGTTCTTGAGGGACTTGAGTTTTGGCAGACAGGTTGCTATGGCCCCATTTGTAAAGGTCTGCTAAAGAAGAAAGGCGGAGCCTCTTCTGCTGTGGTGGTTAAGTGCCTCCGAG ATGCCCCTGACAAGCCTGAAACTAGAGAATTTGTTGAGTGGCTCCTCTTCTGTGCCACAGTGTGTAAACATGAAAATGTGGTGCAGATGTTGTACTGTCAGACCAAACGTCTGCCCATGTACCTGGTTTTAGATGCCTACACCCCAGGGAATCTCCTTCACTTCCTCTGGACACTTAGAAAT GATTCGGGCAATGCAGATCCATTGCAGAACTTCTCTGAGAGGTCAGTGTTTCTGGTGGCAAAGCAAGTTGCAACTGGCTTG GATTACCTGATGTCAGAGCACAGGCTGGTGCATGGAGATGTTGCCGCCAGAAACATCTTaattggcccaggcctctcggcTCGGGTATCTGGCCTGGGTGTGGCATTTGAAGGACGCAAAATGGATTCAGCAATTAGGCAGAGGGCAGCAAAGGTGCCTCTCAAATGGCAGGCTCCAGAGCGGATTATGATGCTGCTCAGTATCGACAGAAGCGACGT GTGGTCTTTTGGAATCCTACTATATGAACTCATCACCTTAG GATCTCCACCGTACTCTGAGCTGGAGCCTTTGTCGGTGCTTCCAAAGCTCCAGGCGTCTTATCGAATGAAGAGACCAAAGAATTGTGGAGGACTTTT GTATGATCTGATGAAGTACTGCTGGATGTGGAGTTTCAAAGAGCGACCAGCATTTTCAGCCATCATAAAGCTGTTGGAGTCATCGCTGCACCTTGCTGCTACTAAACCTATTTGTGTTTCTGAGGCCATAGACATATCTGAGTATAAGAGAATTTCAGGGCTGAGTGAATAG